The Paraburkholderia sabiae genome includes a region encoding these proteins:
- a CDS encoding NAD(P)/FAD-dependent oxidoreductase, giving the protein MTRNSSANPDVLVLGGGLVGSAVAWGLAREGARVTVLDQDDGALRASRGNFGLVWIQGKGYGLSPYARWSRSSAARWPSLADALLAETGIDVALRQPGGFHFCFSDDDLAERAKRLGTLQRELGDYPYQLLDAREVRERLPAIGPDVIGASYTPMDGHVNPLKLLRALHAGMQGRGVKLIGGEEALHITPESGGFAVQGKRGTYRAARVVLAAGLGNRVLAPQVGLHAPVAPNRGQVLISERVAPFLHYPTLNVRQTDEGTVQFGDSMEEVGFNDFTTTPVLSDIARRGVRAFPLLKNVRLVRTWAALRVYSPDGFPVYDESARHPGAFVVTCHSGVTLAAAHALRVAPWIAGGAMPDEIPAFSGNRFLESPALIPAH; this is encoded by the coding sequence ATGACCCGCAACTCATCCGCGAACCCCGACGTGCTCGTGCTGGGCGGCGGGCTGGTCGGTTCCGCCGTCGCCTGGGGCCTCGCGCGCGAAGGCGCGCGCGTGACCGTGCTCGATCAGGACGACGGCGCGCTGCGCGCGTCGCGCGGCAATTTCGGGCTCGTGTGGATTCAGGGCAAAGGCTACGGACTCTCGCCGTATGCACGCTGGTCGCGCAGCTCGGCCGCGCGCTGGCCGTCGCTGGCCGATGCGCTGCTCGCCGAAACGGGCATCGACGTCGCGCTGCGTCAGCCGGGCGGCTTTCACTTCTGCTTTTCCGACGACGACCTCGCCGAACGCGCGAAGCGGCTCGGCACGCTGCAACGCGAACTCGGCGACTACCCGTACCAGTTGCTCGACGCACGCGAAGTGCGCGAACGCCTGCCCGCGATCGGGCCGGACGTGATCGGCGCGAGCTACACGCCGATGGACGGCCACGTCAATCCGCTCAAGCTGCTGCGCGCGCTGCATGCAGGCATGCAGGGACGCGGCGTGAAGCTGATCGGCGGCGAAGAAGCGCTGCACATCACGCCCGAAAGCGGCGGCTTCGCGGTGCAGGGCAAGCGCGGCACGTATCGCGCGGCGCGCGTGGTGCTCGCGGCGGGACTCGGCAATCGCGTGCTCGCACCGCAGGTCGGACTGCATGCGCCCGTCGCGCCGAATCGCGGCCAGGTGCTGATCAGCGAGCGCGTTGCGCCGTTCCTGCACTACCCGACGCTGAACGTCCGGCAAACCGACGAAGGCACCGTGCAATTCGGCGATTCGATGGAAGAAGTCGGCTTCAACGACTTCACGACCACGCCCGTGCTGTCCGATATCGCGCGACGCGGCGTGCGTGCATTCCCGCTGCTGAAGAACGTGCGGCTGGTGCGCACGTGGGCCGCGCTGCGCGTCTATAGCCCGGACGGCTTTCCCGTCTACGACGAATCCGCGCGTCATCCGGGCGCGTTCGTCGTCACCTGCCACAGCGGCGTGACGCTCGCCGCGGCGCATGCGCTGCGCGTCGCGCCGTGGATCGCCGGCGGCGCGATGCCCGACGAGATTCCCGCGTTTTCGGGCAACCGCTTCCTCGAATCCCCCGCTCTCATTCCCGCTCACTGA
- a CDS encoding (2Fe-2S)-binding protein, with protein MTSTPLFKALPGADAPVDIWFNDQPLRVPGGRSVAAALLVAGIARFRATPVSGAPRAPFCMMGACFECLVEIDGVPSRQSCMVTVRNGMRIRSQEGARDLPPSEVSLEDAHGR; from the coding sequence ATGACTTCCACACCGCTATTCAAGGCCCTGCCCGGCGCCGATGCGCCCGTCGACATCTGGTTCAACGATCAGCCGCTGCGTGTGCCGGGCGGACGCTCGGTAGCCGCGGCGCTGCTGGTCGCGGGCATTGCGCGGTTTCGCGCGACGCCCGTTTCGGGCGCGCCGCGCGCGCCGTTCTGCATGATGGGCGCGTGCTTCGAGTGCCTCGTCGAGATCGACGGCGTGCCGAGCCGGCAAAGCTGCATGGTGACCGTACGCAACGGCATGCGTATCCGTTCGCAGGAAGGCGCGCGCGATCTGCCGCCGTCCGAAGTCTCGCTGGAGGATGCTCATGGCCGCTGA